The following proteins come from a genomic window of Chlamydiales bacterium:
- a CDS encoding aminotransferase class IV, whose product MNFVYYEGRFLPEKEAHIPLTDRGLLFGDGVYATIQVRDSIPLFLETHLERLSEQCQAIHLALPFFEQADIFKLIERNQAQKGIWKLKIIITGGDEPALYLPKRKGRIFMTLHPFHGVSQSLKLGLFSHPFYLCHASYKSLAHLNRLYVMQEARDQGVDDCITLTQAGVVLETAFGNLCWVIDKKFYTPHRKLPLYFGVTITKVIAFAKTRGYEIEEVEVQFKDLPKEAIYFRTNSMGGVCPIVSIAGEKKRSAEHPLFPIFESSFS is encoded by the coding sequence ATGAACTTTGTCTATTATGAAGGGAGGTTTTTACCTGAAAAAGAGGCACATATTCCGCTCACTGACCGAGGATTATTATTTGGTGATGGAGTATATGCGACGATTCAAGTGCGTGACAGTATTCCCTTATTTTTAGAGACACACTTGGAAAGGCTGTCTGAGCAATGTCAGGCAATTCACCTAGCTCTCCCTTTTTTTGAACAAGCAGATATTTTCAAATTAATTGAGCGGAATCAAGCTCAAAAAGGCATTTGGAAATTAAAGATTATCATTACAGGAGGAGATGAGCCCGCTCTTTACCTTCCTAAGCGAAAAGGGAGAATATTCATGACACTCCATCCATTTCATGGGGTCTCACAATCTTTAAAACTTGGCCTCTTTTCTCATCCATTCTATCTTTGTCATGCATCGTATAAGAGTCTCGCTCACCTTAATCGCTTATATGTGATGCAAGAGGCACGCGATCAAGGAGTCGATGATTGTATTACATTAACTCAAGCAGGGGTGGTACTAGAAACTGCTTTTGGAAATCTTTGTTGGGTGATTGATAAGAAATTCTACACACCCCACCGAAAGCTCCCTCTTTATTTTGGTGTGACGATTACAAAAGTCATTGCATTCGCAAAAACGCGTGGATATGAGATTGAGGAAGTCGAAGTGCAATTCAAAGATTTACCCAAAGAAGCGATCTATTTTCGCACTAATTCAATGGGAGGAGTCTGTCCAATTGTATCGATCGCAGGGGAAAAAAAGAGAAGTGCGGAGCACCCTCTTTTTCCCATTTTTGAAAGTTCATTCTCATAA